From a region of the Helianthus annuus cultivar XRQ/B chromosome 5, HanXRQr2.0-SUNRISE, whole genome shotgun sequence genome:
- the LOC110941906 gene encoding protein CANDIDATE G-PROTEIN COUPLED RECEPTOR 2, with product MDHKHDQISPISTLLPAITDINSVVDSSSSSPPLNSDPNQSNCHGVLYTAALSIPAALFIVYLGFYLKKNVKKLSHRRSHVMIAYYVLLWLSAVLNLVWCSLQAWQCTSGKEVSWNLLSLLTESGSLCLEISLIAFLLQENYATGLETLAHTFMVSGLIVGADMLLKAIFVFGFGVPLFMDGATTHSVKWGMWTFDEILLTCAYGYILFVHYSKWRDKLPPRPAFYNYAVVMFMVHGTGLFACALGASSVGFGLWLYSFIGICYHTLYLPFLYITFLADFFQEEDLLLDNAYYSEMRDAGFFDSDWE from the exons ATGGATCACAAACATGATCAAATTTCTCCGATTTCAACCCTTCTTCCCGCCATAACCGACATCAACTCCGTTGTTGATTCATCATCGTCATCACCGCCGTTGAATTCGGATCCCAATCAGAGCAACTGTCATGGAGTATTGTATACGGCTGCTTTGTCGATTCCGGCTGCGTTGTTTATAGTGTACCTAGGGTTTTATTTGAAGAAGAATGTTAAGAAGCTTAGTCACCGTCGTTCGCATGTTATGATCGCTTATTATGTGCTTCTTTGGTTGTCTGCTGTTCTTAATCTCGTTTGGTGCTCTCTTCAg GCATGGCAATGCACTTCTGGGAAGGAGGTTTCGTGGAATTTATTGTCATTGCTGACAGAATCTGGATCCTTATGTCTAGAAATCAGTTTGATCGCCTTCTTACTTCAGGAAAACTATGCAACTGGGTTGGAGACATTAGCTCATACTTTCATGGTTTCAGGGCTGATTGTTGGAGCAGATATGCTTCTCAAG GCAATATTTGTGTTTGGATTTGGCGTGCCGCTTTTTATGGATGGTGCAACTACTCATAGCGTAAAATGGGGCATGTGGACATTCGATGAAATATTGCTTACATGCGCTTATGGCTATATTTTGTTTGTGCATTACTCAAAGTGGAGAGACAAGTTACCCC CCAGACCAGCATTTTATAACTATGCTGTTGTCATGTTTATGGTTCATGGAACTGGATTGTTCGCCTGTGCATTAGGTGCTAGTAGCGTCGGCTTTGGACTTTG GTTGTATAGTTTCATAGGCATCTGCTACCACACTCTCTACCTTCCTTTTCTGTACATCACTTTCCTGGCTGATTTTTTCCAG GAGGAAGACTTGCTTTTAGATAATGCTTACTACTCTGAAATGAGAGATGCTGGGTTTTTTGACTCAGACTGGGAATAA
- the LOC110941905 gene encoding protein LEO1 homolog produces MVGEEKRHQMMQNLFGDQSEEEEEEEEEEEVESEHESNRQPDYASDEGDVGAKPEGEEVVEGQGEAEAGSETDGELHEMDQEPMESEGERDQSSQEVDLEIQRDESEGKDSASDQIGQRGVTSRRREVVESESERSEENQYMDHADEEIDQPRSPRSPDEEKDEAHISETAPELRDVFGESDDEEPAEYEAVQNNLDDDANRSPMEDEGYEKDLRPEDMLADEEGRYDSEEDNVVKAKEKPVGPPLELGIPLRPPPSHPEKMNMIKVSNIMGIDPKPFDPKTYVEEDAFVADESGHSKRIRLENNIVRYRAVRNPDGTTSYESNARFVRWSDGSLQLQIGNEVLDISVQDAQHDQAHLFLRHEKGILQSQGRVLKKMRFMPSSLTSNSHRLLTALVDSRHKKVFRVKKTVTDIDPEREKEQKEKAESQTIRANELLSKKKEKVNRKYTQTVRRERQLSPGFLEDALDEDDEQDYYDNRRRRRFEEDLEMEARAEKRIINAKKSQGHKDTSRGKSSLHSMKSSRRPIDDYESEREESEYETEGEEDERSPPRRRADVADRYDDDEEEDQYEEALADEASEEETELKHKASGSSLKRHEIESDEESPPRKAAASHRRKALVYDSDEE; encoded by the exons ATGGTGGGCGAAGAGAAACGGCATCAGATGATGCAGAATCTGTTCGGTGATCAAtcggaagaagaagaagaggaggaggaggaagaagagGTTGAATCGGAGCACGAATCCAACCGACAACCCGATTATGCATCC GATGAAGGGGATGTCGGGGCGAAGCCTGAAGGCGAAGAAGTGGTAGAAGGTCAAGGTGAAGCAGAGGCTGGTAGTGAAACAGACGGTGAATTACATGAAATGGATCAAGAACCCATGGAGAGTGAAGGTGAAAGAGATCAAAGCTCTCAAGAAGTAGATCTCGAAATTCAACGAGATGAAAGTGAAGGAAAAGATTCCGCAAGCGACCAAATTGGTCAAAGAGGCGTGACAAGCAGGCGCCGAGAAGTTGTCGAGAGTGAATCTGAACGATCGGAGGAAAATCAATATATGGATCACGCAGATGAAGAAATCGATCAACCTAGAAGTCCAAG GTCACctgatgaagagaaagatgaAGCTCACATATCAGAGACAGCTCCCGAGCTCCGTGATGTATTTGGCGAATCAGATGACGAAGAACCAGCAGAATACGAAGCTGTTCAGAATAATCTAGATGACGATGCAAAT AGATCTCCTATGGAGGATGAAGGTTATGAGAAGGATCTTAGGCCAGAGGATATGTTAGCCGATGAAGAGGGTCGGTATGATTCTGAAGAGGATAATGTTGTTAAAGCTAAGGAGAAACCAGTGGGACCCCCTCTGGAGTTAGGGATACCGCTGCGACCCCCTCCCTCACATCCTGAAAAG ATGAACATGATTAAAGTTTCTAATATTATGGGAATTGATCCTAAACCGTTTGATCCAAAGACATATGTTGAAGAAGATGCATTTGTTGCTGATGAATCAGGGCATAGCAAACGTATTCGTTTGGAAAACAATATTGTTCGTTACAGGGCTGTTAGAAATCCCGATGGAACAACATCT TATGAAAGCAATGCACGTTTTGTGAGATGGTCGGATGGCAGCTTACAGTTGCAAATTGGAAATGAAGTTCTTGATATTTCAGTGCAGGATGCACAACATGATCAAGCTCATCTTTTCCTTAGACATGAAAAG GGTATACTTCAGTCACAGGGGAGAGTCTTGAAAAAGATGAGATTCATGCCTTCGTCTTTAACATCCAATTCTCATAGATTGTTGACCGCACTTGTTGACTCAAGGCATAAAAAGGTATTCAGGGTCAAAAAAACCGTCACTGACATCGACCCCGAGAGGGAGAAGGAGCAGAAGGAGAAG gctgaaagtcaaacaattaGGGCTAATGAACTTCTTAGTAAGAAAAAGGAAAAGGTGAACCGCAAGTATACACAAACTGTGCGTAGGGAGCGCCAACTTTCACCTGGTTTCTTGGAGGATGCACTCGATGAG GATGATGAACAAGATTATTATGATAATCGGCGTCGACGCCGCTTTGAAGAAGATCTGGAAATGGAAGCTCGGGCCGAAAAGCGTATTATCAATGCAAAGAAG TCTCAAGGACACAAAGATACTTCACGAGGCAAATCATCCTTGCATTCCATGAAATCATCTAGACGCCCGATTGATGATTATGAAAGTGAAAGGGAAGAATCTGAGTATGAAACCGAGGGTGAAGAAGATGAGCGGTCTCCGCCACGTAGGCGTGCTGATGTGGCAGACCGTTATGACGATGACGAGGAGGAAGATCAGTATGAGGAGGCTTTGGCTGATGAAGCATCAGAAGAAGAAACA GAGTTGAAGCATAAGGCTTCAGGAAGCAGTCTCAAGCGCCATGAGATAGAATCAGACGAAGAGTCTCCTCCAAGAAAGGCTGCTGCATCTCATCGCCGAAAGGCACTTGTTTATGATAGTGATGAAGAATAA